Within the Pseudobythopirellula maris genome, the region CCAAGGCGTCGCCGACACGGTAGTCGAGACCGCTCCCCTCCAGGTCGATCTCGACATGGGCGGTGTGCTTGCTCGACCCCTCGCCGTTGAGGTTGTACGACGCCTTGAGCTTGGCGGGGTAGGGATTCGAGCGGGTGAAACCGGCCGCGGTTGCCGGCTTAGCCGTTGCTGTGGCCCCGTTGGATGACGGAGCCCCGCCCCCTTCTTTCACCAGCTTCTTGAGCATCTTGCTCGTCTCTTTGCCGCCGGGTGAGCAGAGCGTCAGGCTTTTCTCTTCGCCGCGGGCGATCGCCTCGCTGTACGTTTGGCAAAGGTAGCCGCAGGCACCGCAGTCGAGCTGGGCCATGGCGGCCATCATCTTGCGTTCGATCGGCTTCTCGGCGGCCAGTTCGAGTCGCTCGTCCATCGCCAGGCCCGGGTCGTGCCAGGGGAAGTCTTCCTCCTCTTCCTCAGCGGGAGCCTCGAGCAGCGCAGTCGCCGCGTCGGCGCCATTGCTCTCGACGCCAATCCAGCCGGCCAAAAAGCCGTTGAGCCACGCACGCTGCTCGTCGTTGAACGGCGCCGTCTCGGGGATGATGGATACGCTCATGGTGCTGCTAAATAGGGTTCATTTATCGAACCACAAAGGAACGACGGAACAGAGTAAGGAAAGGAACCACGACGACACGACGAGCACGACGCAAGAAATTTCTGCAAAGCAAATTCGTCGTGCTCGTTGTGTCGCTGTGGTCCAACTCTTCGTCGTTCCTTGGTTCCTTCGTGGTTCGCAATCAAGCCACGGAGACCGCGGCGAACAGCTCTTTCAGTTGGTCGATCTCGTGCCGCGAGGTGAACTCGGCGAAGCCCTCTTCGGGCGAGGCGCGGTGGTCGAGGTAGGCCTGCAGCATGCCAGCCACGACGGCGGGGCAGTCGTCTGCCTTGAGCTTGGGGAACAGCTCGCGGGCGATCGCCCGGCGGACGCCGTAGCCGCCGCCCACGAGCAGGTCGTAGCCCTCGACCATGTCTTCGCCCTCTTCAACCTTGGCGCCAATGAGGCCGATGTCGCCGATGTAGTGCTGTGCACAGGAGTGGTGGCAGCCGGTGACGTGGATATTGACCGGGTGGTCGAGCTCGATACGCTCCTCGACGTAATCGGAGATCAGCATCGCGTGCTGCTTGGTGTGCGAGGCGGCGTACTTGCAGCCGGCCGCTCCGGTGCAGGCCACCAAGCCGGCCCGCACGCTGCTCGCCCGCCAGTCGAGCCCGAGGCCCTCGACCAGCAGCTTGGCCTCTTCGAGCCGCTCGTCGGGCAGGTTGGCGATCACCAGGTTCTGCCACACGGTCAGCCGGATCTCGCCGTCGCCCAGGCGGCTGGCGATGTCGGCCAAGCCACGCATCTGGTCGCTCGACATCCGGCCGACCGGGAAGACGACGCCCAGGTAGTTGAGCCCCGGTTGTGCCTGCGGGTGGGGGCCGATGTGCGCCGTGCGGTCGTCGCTCACACGCGGCTTGAGGCGGCCGTCCGGCACGCGCCGCAGCTCGCGGCCCATCTCCTTCTCGACCTCGGCGATGTATTTGTCGAAGCCCCAGTCGTCCAGGACGTACTTGAGGCGCGCCTTGTTGCGGTCGGTGCGGTCGCCGTTCTTGATGAACACCCGCACGATGGCGGCGGCGACCGGCACGCACTCCTCGGGTTTGAGCACCACGCCGGTCGGCCGGGCGAAGTCCCTGTGGCCGGTGATGCCGCCTAGGGTGAGCTGGAACGCGACGCCCGACAGGTCGTCGCCCTCCCCCGCTTCAACCTCCAC harbors:
- a CDS encoding NirA family protein, which translates into the protein MSDSNESNGFSPEQQSYLQGFALGADVSRKVQGLPVVSGSGGPAGQTVTLGGAAPAGGAPTGPEAIHREAQDRQTAAGGKLVAEEKAKRDKDPLTMWDEMRDRAAAGEFPKKTDVFLTKYYGMFYVAPAQDSYMCRLRFPGGAINSWQLKGLADLADRCAGGYTDITTRANLQYREIPAKHPVNVLMGLRDLGVLNLGAGSDNIRNVTASPLSGLDPTELVETLPLAREMHHYILANREMYGLPRKFNIAFEGGGRIASLEDTNDIGFTAVEVEAGEGDDLSGVAFQLTLGGITGHRDFARPTGVVLKPEECVPVAAAIVRVFIKNGDRTDRNKARLKYVLDDWGFDKYIAEVEKEMGRELRRVPDGRLKPRVSDDRTAHIGPHPQAQPGLNYLGVVFPVGRMSSDQMRGLADIASRLGDGEIRLTVWQNLVIANLPDERLEEAKLLVEGLGLDWRASSVRAGLVACTGAAGCKYAASHTKQHAMLISDYVEERIELDHPVNIHVTGCHHSCAQHYIGDIGLIGAKVEEGEDMVEGYDLLVGGGYGVRRAIARELFPKLKADDCPAVVAGMLQAYLDHRASPEEGFAEFTSRHEIDQLKELFAAVSVA